From Phaenicophaeus curvirostris isolate KB17595 chromosome 2, BPBGC_Pcur_1.0, whole genome shotgun sequence:
GGCTGCAGAGAGCCTGAGGAAATCTGCCCAACTTCCACCTGAGAGTAAACAGCAGGAACAGATTTGAGCTGTGCAACACCTTCACAGTGGCAGCCATACAGATTGCAGCTCCCGGTCTGTCCACCCAACCCACCCCAGAGATGTTCTAGACAAGAGCCTTGTTTTATTATAAATACTTACGTAGCCTTGGAAAGAGCAGTCTGTGCATTCCTGACATTGCTACAGTCacagtgtgtttatttttaatacaaacaacacatattttatcattttactCCTGTGGCACACAAAGGGTGGAAAATAAGATTGCTTGCTTTAAGGAAACACTACACCACAGATCGTCATTTCAACATGGGAGAATTAGAAGCCTGTTTCAAGCTTTTATTAAATCAAGTAATAAAAAAGTTACAGCAACTTCAAATATGTACAAACAGCCATAAAAACATCATGTTTGGTTCTATAGGAGACAGTCTCATTACAATGTGGCTACAAAAATCACTATTTTCAATGAAACTCCCACAAGTGTACAATAACTATTTAAGCACATATGGTCCAAACCCTAGTAACAGCAGCTGTCAGCTCATTtcctcatcataaaaaaataaaatcggGAGTCAATAGTTTCGTTTGACTTGAGTAAAAGCTGGGACATTTAAGATTTAACTCTCAAATAAGTAGTACTAGCATGGTTACCAGTCTCAGCTTgtcagagtttaaaaaaaaaaattaattgagcACAGCTGCTTCCCTTTCAGGAGAAATCTCTTCAGAGTTAAGATCCATGCCTGCCATGTTTCTGTTCCATTCTCGTTTGAATCTCACTTTGTCTTCAGGCAATCCAGTTGTTACGAGTTCAGTCCTCTATGCATTTCATTCATTTCCTTTACCTGcaggggaggaggcagcagggatcAGCATTCGTGCCGTTTCTCATTTCTCAACATTAAACCCAAGAAGCCAACAGGGCTCAGCCACTCGGGTTCTCATTAGCAAAGAGCTCTGATGAAACACCAACAGAATCAAACTTGCCAAGGCCACTATAACACCGCAGCTTGCTTTTTAAATCTAATTACGTTTTCAGAAAGGCAAGAGCACTCCTTGAGGTGTGTGCAGGGAGCAGACTTCATCTCTCAGCTGCAACACCCTTTAGATTCCTCTCGGAAAGGCTCTGCCCTAGGACCATTTGTTGCCATGCCACTGGAAAGAGATCTTGAATAGGAGCTGAGCTCCATGCAAACAGCTCCCAAGAGGGTGTAGGGGAGAGAATGAAGCTATCAGCGCTTCCTGCGATTGTGTAGCCCCTGCTATAGAGATGCAAAACCAGCACTTGCCATCAGCACCCTGGGAAACCCCTGGGAAAGGCAGATCACCTGGGAACCACACAGAGATGAAAACTTGCGACAGAACCGAATACTTCCAGTCTCCTGGACGGGCCGAAAAGCAAGCTTTTAACCTACAAACTTCAGAGTTTCTGGGTTCTGGACAACCTCCTCCCCACACATAGACcataaacagaaattaattacCTCTGCTTTCACGtacttccctcttctcctccttgtGAGGACCTGTAAGAGAATGACAGTGTAGTCATGAAATTTTGCCTTGTCTTTACCTGGTTGCGACTTTAAAACTCTAAACCTGcaccctcccttcccttctccacccttccaAAGGAGACAATGTCACTCCTGACTACTTTAACCCAGAAGGCAAGGCTGGGACTTTCTTCACCCTCAACGAGTCCTTCccaatgcttttgttttccagtcaaCACCCTTGAGTCACACAGTGCCGGTATGGGTATGTCCATCGCCTCTTTACCACCTTCCAGGTCTCAACAAAGAAGCCAGTTTACAGAAGGCGGGGCTTTGTATCACAGTCCAATTACCTTGGTATGTTGTTACTTCCCAAGTTACACTGCTACCCACCCCATTCAGCTCGGCAGCTTTGTCCAAACTCACCAGAACAACAATTGCAGCCACAATTGCCACTATCACTACGACAATGACAGCCACCAGGCCAGGAGTCAGAGACTTCATGGTAAACTCCGGTGGTATTTCATCAACGTAGTAGACCACGGTCTTCTCAAAGTTCAGCATTTCATTGTCAATACTGACATTCAGTTTGTTGTTGTGGAAGATGGAGTCACCTTTCACCTAGGAATGGACAGGAAAAAGACTCATTGGCTCACACTGCAATAGGTACTCCTGCAGGCACTGCAATAATTCATCTTGCTTCAGCCAGCGTGCAGCAAGAGCACTGAATGAAACCACAGACACCTCTCTACTTTAGCAGATCCATCATACACTTACGTCCTTTTCCAGGTAGTAGGCCACATCAGCTATATCCACATCTCCAGAAGATTTTTCTGAGGAATTTTGCTTCAGATCAATTGTAATGTAGGGTTTCTCATACTGCAAAAAGATAAAGTATGGTATTAAGTAGGGGCTAGTTTAATTCCAGCTGTAAAATACATAGCAGAATATTTTGATCTGACTTGCAAACTGACATCCTGAATCTAGTCTCTGATACTTGTTCTCAAGCCAACTGTTTACAGTGACTCGAATTCTACTTTTTCAGTGGAAGACTGAGGAGAGCTGATAAACAGGCATAAATCAGAGCAACGTGCAGTTTCTCAGTATTTCAGGTCAGACACTATTTGCTAGCTGCTCAGTAAGTGACACTATCTTGAAGGCCCCTATTCAGACTCATGCTGTATTGCGTTAGGAAAACAAGAGCATTCAAAGTTAActacaataaaattaaaattgatgCTTTACTAAAAAAATCAGGTGCCTCTTACCAGAACATTAGTTATATAGCGTCCATCCAGCATGTAACGACTAGTAATTGTTTCCTTGAAGACTCTGCAGAGATATTAAAACTACAGCTGTTAAAACTAGTCATTTTACAcctcttgtaattttttttcctgcagtctcTGTGATGGGTGAGCCCAGGTGGCAGCTAAACCCCCACACAGTCTCTCACTTCCCCCAGGGCTGAGAAAAgaatcagaagggtaaaaggaataaaaacccCACACCCTCGCGGGTTAACATAAGGAGCGTTTAATAAGTaaaaggtttgggttgggaaaTAAATAACCCAAGTGATGCAAATGCAGTCATTCACCACTAGCAGACTGATGCCCAGTCTCCGAGCAACGGCTACTAGGGAAACACTTCCCCAGGATTTACTGCTGAGCATGACATGATACAATCCGAGATGGCTCTGTGGGCAGATGGGGTCAGTGGTCTCTGCCGCATCGCCTTCCCAGCCACtgtcccaccccaccccatcctgcTCGCTGggacagcagagcagggtctgAAAAGCCCACACACCACATCAGCACTGCTCAGCGACACAAAACACCAGCGACTTAAAGCTGGTTTGGTCACCGACTGAACACAGCACCATGCTGACTGCTACAGAGAAAACTAACTCTGTCTCAACCAGACCCAGCAGACTCACATGATTAAGTCATACTAAGAGCTCTTTCCTAACAGTGAAGACGCTCTTCCTAAACAATAAATAAACGCTAATGCAGTGTTAGGGAGAAGAGTTTGAGCAGTTTTGAGTTCAGGTGAGGAGCTAAAGCATGGCAGGATTTGTtccagcagggaaaaagaaaacctcatcATTACAAGAATGCTTTTCTTGCTATATGACCTCTGATGGaagagattttatttcattcaaaaaATAAGCTAAATGACTGTTTTTCTCATGCTTCTATTCAGCCTCTCTGCCATCTCTGACAGTAAGGTGAAACAGCTCGAAAAATGAACTATCTTCCCCTTCAGTATATtcactcaattaaaaaaaaaatagtgatcCATTTTAAATGGGAATTAATCAGcagtcagggtttttttccaatgaaaatCAAAGCAATTCTATGAAGGATCCATAGGTCACGTCCAAGATGTCTaataaatgagttaaaaatttGACAAGGCTTTTGAACACTTGCTTAGAAACACCCTAGCTATCCAGTAGAACACAGACATTGTCATGGCACCTTACTGTCACCACTTACTTCTGTAAGGATTCACTGTTCAGAGGAATGTTTCTCTCTCCATGTTTCATTTCAATGATGATCCACCTGAAGCAACAGCCAAGTACAATTAACATTCTTAAAGCACATGCCGATAATAACATACTAAAAAAACCTAACCCCAGGGGAAAAACGAggggggggagagaaaaaacaaagaacctCCCCCATGACTCCTTGtttctcaagagaaaaaaagcagtaatcAAGTGTTTATTGCTTAACCTTCGCTCATCCCCAGCACATCGTTCACAGAGATGAGTCCTCCACAAGGCAGGCCTAATACAGGAATGTTTTCATGTCACAGCACACCCTGATTGAATACTTACGTTGTTCTGACTAACTGGTTGCACTTCAAGTCTGCGTCATGCTTGTCGGTTCTTCTGACACCAGCCGTATTCACACACCAGCAGGTAGATCCATTGCACTGCTTTGCCTTGAAAACACCAGTATTTTCACACTCGGGATCATAGAGGCCATCAGTATCTTCAAATGCATCTTTTGGTTTCTCACGACGACCTGACTTTGAGCCCAACACTTCTGCTTTCATCAACAGGCATTTCGAAGTCACTGAAAATAACCAGAAAGTCACGTTAGGCAACATGCATGTTCAAACCAGAGCTTTCAGTCTATAAAAACAGGAGGTTACGTCAGGAGGAAATGGATCCAAAACCATTGCAAGGAAGAGCAGGCACCCAATGTGTAGGTGATGCATCAAGTCAACACAACTGGGGAAATGCTGGCTCCTTGAGAAGAACACCTAAGCCCAGCCACCTACTACTGCTTAGAGCAAGAGTATCATTTACAGCTCAGATGAGTTTGAGCCAACAGCGAGGTCCTGAGATCAGGCACTCTTACCTCTGGACATGAAGGAAAAGTCACACTATGTGCTCAAAATGAAGCTAAAAATTAATCTGAGAACTCCTTGCCATTAGAGACCAAATATGGGGGAAggggggctcttgatcaggaagtgcagggataggataagggggaacggttttaagctgaactagggaagatttagatgagatcttaggaagaaatgttttcctgtgagggtggtgaggcactggcccaggttgcccagagaagtggtggctgccccatccctggagatgtttccaggccaggttggatggggcgtggagcaacctgatccagtgggaggcatccctgcccatggcagaggggttggaaccaCACAGGCTctgaggacccttccaacccaacccatgcCATGGTTCTAAAATCGTGGAGGTGGATGAGCACATGCACATCCTAGAAGTTCAGCCTCCCTTGCCAGGTGACCTGGAAGACCAGGAGGCAGCTCTCCTTCCCGGCTGCCCTTCTTTGCGGACGCTCAGCGCCCACTGtcaccccttcccaccccactcACGTTTGTTACAGTTGACGGAGACACCGGAGCCCACAGCGTCGCACCAGCAGACGTCCCCCACCATCCGGCAGTTGGTGACGCGCTTGTTCGTGGCGCAGATGCAGGCTGCAAGGGGAGAGACACGGCCATGAGGGACACCCCGCACCGCCACCACCACGCACCGCCACCGCGCCCTCTGCGGCCTTCGGCGACAAGGACGGGGTTGGTGGGACTCGATGACCCAAGGGGcctttcccaacctagtgactGTACGATTCCGTGACAAAGAGGTGGCGCCTCGCACGGGGGCGCCGCTTGCGGGGCGGGAGGGGCCGGAGGGAAGAGCGCAGACAGGGGCTTGTGGGGCGGGGAGAGCGGGAAACGGGGGAGAAACCCAAACGGGGGGGGGAGCAAAATGGGGGAGAAACCCAAACGGGGGGTTAAACTGGGGGGGGGAAACTCAAACGGGGGGGTTAAACTGGGGGGGGGAGAAACCCAAACGGGGGGTtaaacggggggggggggggagaaaccCAAACGGGGGGTtaaacgggggggggggggagaaaccCAAACGGGGGGTtaaacgggggggggggggagaaaccCAAACGGGGGGTtaaacgggggggggggggagaaaccCAAACGGGGGGTtaaacggggggggggggggagaaaccCAAACGGGGGGTtaaacggggggggggggggagaaaccCAAACGGGGGGGTTAAACTGGGGGGGGAGAAACCCAAACGGGGGGGGTTAAACTGGGGGGGGAGAAACCCAAACGGGGGGGttaaactgggggggggggggggggggagaaaccCAAACGGGGGGGttaaactgggggggggggggggagaaaccCAAACGGGGGGttaaactgggggggggggggggggggggagaaacccaaacgggggggagggggcaaaATGTGGGGAGAAAAAGCCGACGGGGGTGTAGAGCGACGGGGGTGcgggataggacgagagggaacggcctcaaactccgccaggggaggttcaggctgaacattaggaaaaaaattttcacgggaagggtcctggggcactggaacaggctgcccagggagggggttgagtcaccttccctagaggggtttaagggacgggtggacgaggcgctgaggggcatggtttagtggcaggtaggaatggttggactcgatgatccagtgggtcttttccaacctggtgattctatgaaacgaTGTGGGGGTGGGGACGGGGAGTGAGGGTGCGGGCACAGGGGATCGTGGAGCAGGAAGAGGTGCGGGTAGAGAAATGCAGGTAGGGAAGAACAGGGGGTGCGGGCAGAGGAGGGTGCAGGtaggggagagcaggggggTGCAGGtaggggagagcaggggggTGCAGGtaggggagagcaggggggTGCAGGtaggggagagcaggggggTGCAGGtaggggagagcaggggggTGCAGGtaggggagagcagggggcGGTGAGGGCGCTGCGGGAGCGCGGCACTCACGGCTCTGCTGGGCGCAGGCGGCGCAGAGCAGCATCAGGAGCAGCACTAGCGGCGGCAGCGCGGCCCCCCGGAGCGGCTCCATGGCTGGTCGGGGAGCGGAGGGAGCGGTGCGATCGCGGCGTTGGCCCCGGCCGGTATGAGCCGCCCGACAGGTTCCGCGGGTGCTGGAGGCTGCGCCGCGCCCTCGCGGCTCCGGTTACACCTGCGACCGGCTCCGCCCCCGGGAGaagcccccgccccgcccgcacCTGGGCGagagcggggggagcggggcgggtCCCCGGGGCCGGGCGGCGGGGCTGCCCCGGGGGCGGCCGGCGGCGGCGCCCTGGGAGCCGCCCCGGGGGAAACGGGGTCTAAAGTCGATCCCCGTAATCTCTCGGTTAACCGCTCGCCGTGTAGGCTGGGCTGCACCCGAAACAgcgggagcggggggggggggggggcgggggtgctgcccctctgctctgaccTCACCCGGAGCCCTGCGTTCGGTTCTAGAACGCTCAGCACGGGAAGGACAATtccagaggaggtcatggaGGTGACCGAAGGGCTGGGGctcctcctgtacgaggacaggctgagggagttggggttgttcagcctggagaagagaaggctgcggggagacctcagagcagcttccagcactgaggggggctacaggaaagctgggaaggggctcttgatcagggagggcaggggtaggatgagggggaacggttttcagctgaaagagatgagatttagaggagatcttaggaagagATGTTCTCCTGTGAGACGTTGgctcaagttgcccagagcagtcgtggctgccccatccctggagcggttccaggccaggctggatggggcttggagcaacctgatccagtgggaggtgtcccagcccagggcaaggggattggaactgtGTGGGCTTTAAtctcacttccaacccaaaccattctatgattctatgtaaacAACACCTCTCTGTATGGAGTGAACTATTTCTTAAAGATCTGTTTCTGCGtgtgttttccccttcttttatAAAGGGCTCACTGGGTCGCTCTACCCGAGGGCCACGCTGGAGTCgcccccctgctcctcctccagaACACCGGAGTGCTTTGTCTCTGGGATCCCACGGAGCGGCTGGGAGTGCCGGAGCTGGCACGGCTGCCAAGAGGAAACGCGGGACAGTCTGAAAGGGCTCTCCCAGGTGTGAGAGCAGCGccaagctggaagaggagaggggCAGCACTCTGCAGGCATTGTCTGAGGCGTTTTATGAGTTTATTGAAAGAAATATGCATAGATCTGCCTGAAAGATACATGACTATCCTagaaaaacaagttattttGGTAGAGGAGAAAACCAGAATGGCATCCCTGTAAGTCTGTTCCTGTATTTATGAGGAATCGTAAGTGTTTGCAGAGACTTGAGTCTTCCTCCTATCCGTGTGCATCTTCATTGCCACACAATAAACCCTTGCTGCCACGTTTCTATGGGCAGTCCTTGGTAAATGAAACTGTGCAAACCCTTTGCAGGTTCTGGAATGGAAGCACGGGGTAGCTGTCTGTGTGGCTTTGTCCCTGTGTGCAGTACGTGTGGTTTTTTGTATACTGGTGTCACAGTGCCCAGCTGAAATCAGGTGGGTGCTCTCTCAGATGGATCCAGTTAAATGACTGGGTTTTGGGTCTGCTCCCGGTACAACCCAAGGTAGAGGTTTGCAGTGTTTATGTTGTTTCTTCTGGCAGGTTTGTGTGGCTTCTTTTACTCTTCTAATACACTTATCAGGGACTCAGAATCTAAGAGCATGATCTCAGCAGTGTGAACACTTGGGAAGACTCTTAAGTCTTGGGCATGGATTTCTTGCATTGCTTCTGTGGAATGATGGCATTCCTCAGAAAGAGAAGCAAGATCAAAAGGTTCAGGAATGTCTGTGTTACTGTAAAGCTCATCTATGTAAAAGCAACAATTGGTACCTGCTGGTATCAAATCGCCAAGCTGAGCTGCCTAAGTCTGAATAAGGAACAGTAAATGTCATGATGGgcttttgcctttatttttatgtaaatgtaGGAGAATCaatagttagagttggaagggaccttaaagatcatctagttcaaatTCCCttccataggcagggacacatcccactatatcaggttacctaaggccccatccagcctggccttaaacacctccagggatggggcattcacaacttcccaTGGTAACTTGTtaccctctccagctttcctgtatgttcctttcaggtactggaaggtcgctataagatctccttggagccttctcttctccaggctgaacaagcccaactctctcagcctgtcctcataggtaagatgctccagccttctgagaAAGGTACAGAATGGGTAGATGATAATCCTTCTTGTTCTCTGGGCCCACATTCTGCACAGGTAAAACTCTGTgcctgcttttgaaaatcccGGCTTTAGTCTGAAGTCTTGAAACCTCACAGTGGGTGCGACTGGTAGGTGCACAGTGTGGCTTGTTGTAGCAGAGCATTTAATCTGCCTCCGCTTTGCAAGAGCTAATGAAAAACTCATTATCTAGCATATCCTCGGGTTTTCAAATCTAAATAAATTCTTGTTCAAACATTGCTTAGTGTTTTAGAAGCAGAGAGAGGTGCTGTACACAGTGTCATTAATGGGTTATTGTGAATATGTCATTAATATCTTATTTGTACTGTAATACTCCAGGCAttaattaatcatagaatggtttggattgaaaggggccttgaagcccatccagttccaaccacctgccatgggcagggacaccttcccctgcattaggttgctcaaaaccccatccaacgcTGCCTTGAATACCCCAGCCAAGCAATGGAAATGAGGGGACTGTTCATGACAGTGTTAACAGTGCCTTCTTTCCAGGTTGTTTCGAGGGAAGCTTCTTTGTACCATCTAAGCCATTTCAGGCATATGGTGAAAAGCTAACAGGACCCAAGTATTGAAGCAGCTCCCTTATACAGATGTCCTGGTGTCCAGAGGGTTGTAAGGCATTTTGTACCTTTTGTGGTGACACATGATTCCTGGAGTTGGAATATGAGACTTCATTCAATGGCTGTTCTGTGTTAGTCCTCCTCAGCATCCAGCTCCGAGGGTAAGGCCTTGCTTATTGCTTATGCACAGGATAATTTTATCACCTGCTGAAGATACCTCCTCTTATCAAATAGCTGAATGCTGATGAGGCAGTGCAATGTAGGCTGGTTGTGGTTTGTACTTAGTAAAGCATAATTACAGCTTAGACAAATTATAATGTAAATGTTACCAGCACATTATTGGCTCTATCACAGAGCAAAAGAAGTGGTCCAATCACCAGATCCTGTGAACTTCTGGTTGGAAAGCTCAGATCTTTTTAACTTTTACTCTGTAATTTCCATCTGCTCCAGATCTGTTTGGAGAATAAAGTTCAGTTTGCTGAGATAATCCAGAGCCTCTGACACAAGTGCGAGATTTTCCGTTGACTTCAATGACTGTGGATCAGATCCGTGGAGATAAATCCACGTCCTTCTGAAGTGAGTAAGAATTAGTGTGATACTGGGCTGTGGCATAGGTCTTTACGAGGTCATTTCCAGGTCTTCCCCAGAAACTGGGTAAGTGGGCTTGTGAAACTGctcagggaggggaaaaggacCAGATCTGTCAGGGAAAGTCACAGGGATGTGTGAGTCACTCCTGAAGTATAAGGAAACGATGGGAGGTGGGGCTGTGACAGGCACTGTGGTCAGCAGATCAGAGAGATGAGGGGAGAGAGAGCATGATCAGTGCGTCGGAGGGTTTGGCAATCCGGCTCTCACTGAGATTCTGCAAACCCGATCGGCTCTGAGCAAACCCTGCTGGAGATAGCCAAAGCCTCCTCCTAGAGAACAGGCCAACTGTATTGGACCAGACAGTCATACCAAACACAGCACAACACAGTCTTACTGGGGTTTTCCCCACAAAAAGAATGACTTTGGAAAATGCACAAGGACTTTTCACTGGCTAAGGATGACAAAGTTAGAAACAACCAGAAACAGTCTTATGCTCAAAAGTGCCCCCAGGTTTTTGGTTGGCAGACATAACTACACACGTTATCTATCTCACAGACTTGCTCAGGAGCTTCTTAGGACAGTTTGGGAACGTTTGTGCTCAACTGTTTTACAAACTGTACCATCTGCATAGGATGAGGCCTTGAAAGGACTGTAGGAAGAGGACGATGTTGAGAAATAATCTACGGCATCTTGTCTGTGAGGTGTTTTTTCCACGAATTAATatatgctgctgctgctcaaagCAGTGTCGTAAAACTGGTGCTTCTGTGTGGTTTATTAGTCCTGCAGTTTTGGAACCCGCCATATCACAGATCAGTGTTGTTACACTGAGTTGAATAATGAGACCATTTGTAATCACAGGAAACTTAAATGTTTCAGCCAGATGGGGCTGGTCAAATACAGAGTAAATAAGAAAGGACATGAGACATCGTGTGTCTTTCTGCTAGACTGAGAGCGTAACTACTTCTGAATGCTGTAAAAAAAGCTAGTTTAcatgtgtttttaaattttggcCTGTTTCTAggtcacagctttttttttttctctgaatagtAACACAGTTTATACGATAACTATGTTTGTGTATTTTGCTGAAACTATCTGCAGATGGAGATGAGTTCAGAGGCAGCGGCTGCACTCACAAAGCTGTCCTCAGCTTCCGAAGCCCACTGCCTGGTTCTCTGTCGTGCTGGAGACCTTTGCCTGAAAGTAAGAGTATCTCCAGAGAGGTAAACGTCTGCTGGTTCAGAGGTTCTTAAAGCGAGACAGGGTGTAGCCACAGAAGAGAAATGCTCATGCAATTAGTGTACGTCCTATTTGCGTCTCTGAAGATTATAGAAACCAATCTTGCTGATACGCTGTGGCATCCTCACCTCCCCAGCCTTAACTCCAGTGGGTGAGTCAGCCACAGGCTTGTCACCCACATCTTCGCTTCCCTGAAAACACCTCCCTGTGGCTCGGAGACCTGCAGCTTTTTTTAGAGCATCATTTGTCAGCATCCAAAGCTGCTAAAAATGTGCGGCATTAGATGTGAAAAGCTCAGTAACCCTTCACCCAGGCTACTCTGTAACAGAGAGGGGAGCCATTCCTTTCCTAGTGGAAAGGAACCCAAGATCTCCAATCCCTCACTGGTTTAGCAGGGTTTGGAAAGGGCTCAGAGGAAAACACCACAAGTGGTAGTAGGAGAAGGTCCATTCATGTTGAAATTGGGTCAAATCTAGCATCTAAGATACTTTTTTTTGCCCCTTTTAGCCGTTCTCTGTAAAAGAAGATGTGGATTAAACTttgtcaaaactcttgctaagaACCATTTGAGAGCCCTAGATTGTTTCTACCATGTTTTCTCGTGTGAGAGCATCTCTATCCTGTCAGCAGAACCAAAGCCAATGGTTACACAGAAGGGTAGCTGTGCTTTCCCTCTGTACGGTGTTACTAGAAGGCACATTAAGCACTTTTCTTGCAAACCAGAGGCATCTGCTTTGAATTTGCCTCTGCTGGACTGGTCTGTCTGTCCTGGTCATTACAGGGAAGCTCAGCTGTGCCAGCCATGAGCAGGAGGAGTTTATTCCTTAGCATGAACAGGGTCACAGCGTGCACACAGGCAGTTTCCATGGAGCAGCAAACATGCTGGAAATCCCCACCTGCCCTTGCCTGACTGTAACCTGTGCATGTCATCATCCCCCAAGCAAAGGTGAATAAACACACCCACGAGCCGAGCAGGAACTCGCATCCCATAAACACCATTTAGCATAATGCAGCAGGAGGCAGAATGGCGCTGGGAGCGCTACGAGCTCCACAgctcacagaatggtttttcCCTCGCTGAAATAAACTACTTTTATGTTGTGATTGCTTTCCTCATTTAtgtttcctgtatttttcagtTAGCAGTAGCTGTTACCAAAGTTCATctgcttctctttgcactttACCTTAGAGCCCTGTACCAGCCGTTTTATTGCCTCAGCCTCTGGGAAAGAACTTTTACAGCTTGTGATTACTGAATTCATGGGAGAAGAAAGCTTTTGACCTGCCGTGGGGTAATTACAGAGCCCATTGCTGCTTGAGAAGGGCGTTCAATGTTTAACATTAACTGATTTAACTGTGTGCAGCCTGGACCATTGGATTGGAATGAAAAATATAGCCAGGCTCTTTCCAGCTCCCATTTTAACTTGTCTGGTTTCAGCCTCCAAAGGGCTGTCTGGAAAGTTCTGCCTTCCCGCTGCTGAACTTGATGCCGTTCCTTTCTGAGCAGCATGAGGAGACGGGAGCCAAACTATTtgcatatgaaaataatttccctCAATTTCAGAAATGGCACCTGCGTTACTCTTGATTAATCCTTTTGCAGGGCGAGTCTTCCGAATGCCACACCATGAAAATAAGGCTCTTGACAATAGAGAAATTGTGCTGTCTTAATTACTACTGCTGTCTCCTATTATAGGGGCTGTGGTTGTGGACAAAGATTCGATTGTGTTCAACTATGTAAAGCCAGGGAATAAATAGATTCCCtgtgtctgaaagcatttgTGATCTGAACTATGAGACCAGTAAAGCGAGAGGTAAACATAAACTTTGGAATTGGATAAGGGGATGAGAAAGATTTGGTGCAATGTATGCATTTTGCCCAGTTACAGAATCATACGGCAGCTAATGAGGAGCCTGAAGGCTCTATTCTTTGGTCACCTAAAGGGCTAGTGGTTTAGAAAGGTTTGAGTTCgcctgcagtaaaaaaaaaaaggcatta
This genomic window contains:
- the EPCAM gene encoding epithelial cell adhesion molecule, which encodes MEPLRGAALPPLVLLLMLLCAACAQQSPCICATNKRVTNCRMVGDVCWCDAVGSGVSVNCNKLTSKCLLMKAEVLGSKSGRREKPKDAFEDTDGLYDPECENTGVFKAKQCNGSTCWCVNTAGVRRTDKHDADLKCNQLVRTTWIIIEMKHGERNIPLNSESLQKVFKETITSRYMLDGRYITNVLYEKPYITIDLKQNSSEKSSGDVDIADVAYYLEKDVKGDSIFHNNKLNVSIDNEMLNFEKTVVYYVDEIPPEFTMKSLTPGLVAVIVVVIVAIVAAIVVLVLTRRRRGKYVKAEVKEMNEMHRGLNS